In Acidimicrobiia bacterium, one genomic interval encodes:
- a CDS encoding HAMP domain-containing sensor histidine kinase has product MNSALPRYRLGLRARMTLAFGLGALLISVALSTSTWAFTRQTQLKQREGDQMNTAVRNARVVRGTLTGGSRPEKMRDFLAALPTGALSSVVREQVSTSPEPPTTSSNPAVGPFEDLPESLRSTVGAGSAAKMHFRADDVPYLGIGIPIPSVDAEYYEILDLAELEHSLERLAVYLTTATVLASAAGASVGWWASRRTLAPLREVSEAAEAIAGGFLDTRLEAEHDPDLAILVSSFNEMAQALQQRVERDARFASDVSHELRSPLMTLAASAEVLHTRREELPERSRSALDLLIEDVERFQELVSDLLEISRFDSGAADLQLEPVVLSEFLRQAVRHTSHRHVPVISSPNSDDLVVAIDKRRMAQVVANLLNNAARYANGASAVVVQYRPDEAEVDVIVEDEGPGVDPAEQTLIFERFARGRSAGARGSDGGSGLGLALVSEHVRLHGGRVRVENRMNTASNPAERDNEVKPAVDADVDSALDTEAAVVTGARFVVVLPVREIAESDYPEGLDT; this is encoded by the coding sequence GTGAATTCGGCTCTGCCGCGGTACCGCCTGGGGCTACGGGCACGAATGACCTTGGCTTTTGGGTTGGGGGCACTTTTAATCTCGGTGGCTCTTTCCACCTCCACTTGGGCATTTACACGTCAAACCCAGCTAAAACAGCGTGAAGGCGACCAGATGAACACCGCTGTTCGCAACGCCCGTGTGGTGCGAGGCACCCTGACCGGCGGCTCACGCCCTGAAAAGATGCGTGACTTTCTGGCGGCGCTACCTACCGGTGCCCTAAGTAGCGTGGTGCGAGAACAAGTTTCCACTTCGCCCGAACCTCCGACCACCTCTTCCAACCCTGCAGTTGGTCCATTTGAGGATCTGCCCGAGTCTCTTCGATCAACGGTAGGCGCTGGTTCAGCTGCCAAAATGCATTTTCGAGCCGATGATGTTCCCTACCTGGGGATAGGTATCCCAATACCTTCCGTCGACGCTGAATATTATGAAATTCTTGATTTGGCCGAGTTGGAACATTCGCTCGAGCGTTTGGCGGTTTACCTAACCACGGCCACCGTCTTGGCTTCAGCTGCCGGTGCAAGCGTGGGTTGGTGGGCTAGTCGCCGTACTCTGGCACCGTTACGCGAAGTCAGCGAAGCCGCCGAAGCTATTGCCGGTGGCTTCCTAGACACCCGTCTAGAAGCCGAACATGACCCCGATCTTGCCATATTGGTGTCATCGTTCAACGAGATGGCGCAGGCACTACAGCAAAGAGTTGAACGCGATGCTCGCTTTGCATCCGATGTAAGCCATGAGCTGCGCTCGCCGCTAATGACCCTGGCCGCTTCTGCCGAGGTTCTTCATACTCGCCGTGAAGAGCTGCCTGAACGGTCGCGTTCAGCTCTCGACCTTCTAATTGAAGATGTCGAGCGCTTCCAAGAACTCGTTTCCGATCTGCTAGAGATTTCACGCTTCGATTCTGGTGCTGCTGATCTTCAGCTAGAGCCAGTGGTGTTAAGTGAGTTCCTGCGCCAAGCGGTTAGGCACACCTCCCATCGTCACGTACCGGTAATTTCGTCTCCCAACAGCGATGATTTAGTGGTGGCTATCGACAAACGCCGTATGGCACAGGTAGTAGCGAACCTTTTGAACAATGCAGCACGCTATGCCAACGGTGCCAGCGCAGTAGTGGTGCAATACCGACCCGATGAAGCCGAAGTCGATGTGATAGTTGAGGATGAAGGCCCAGGTGTCGACCCCGCCGAGCAGACACTAATCTTTGAACGCTTCGCCCGAGGAAGGAGCGCCGGGGCACGCGGTAGCGATGGCGGTTCTGGTCTCGGTTTAGCCTTAGTGTCTGAGCACGTACGACTGCATGGTGGCCGCGTTCGGGTTGAGAACCGTATGAATACCGCCAGTAATCCTGCTGAGCGGGACAATGAGGTGAAACCTGCGGTTGACGCTGATGTTGACTCTGCGTTGGACACCGAGGCTGCGGTTGTGACCGGGGCGCGCTTTGTCGTTGTTCTTCCCGTGCGCGAAATTGCCGAAAGTGACTACCCAGAAGGGCTCGATACATGA
- the glpK gene encoding glycerol kinase GlpK, whose amino-acid sequence MAVLVGIDAGTTGVRSVLIDEDGRMLASAYREFPQYFPRPGWVEHDAREIWSATLETLASVSQHIVEPVAGIGITNQRETIVVWDSETGSPLAPAIVWQDRRTSQICVELRQAGLLDTIRTKTGLVLDPYFSATKLQWLLRDDQIRSNRNLRVGTIDSWLIFCLTAGKTHVTDVTNASRTMLFNLDSLAWDDELLELFEVPSETLAKIVANNERVGVTANTTALGAGVPISGIAGDQQAALFGQACFYPGLTKNTYGTGSFVLMNVGEKRPVPAEGLLTTVAWSLLQSEGRITTSYALEGSIFATGAAVQWLRDGLEIIDSAEELESLALKCEHTHGVVLVPAFAGLGSPWWDPDARGALFGLTRGTSKAQLARATIESMVFQTRDVVDAMTLATGMPIHELRVDGGASVMNTLIQMQADQLRVSVTRATHTETTVRGAVFLAGLAEGVWDSLAQLSALAENDFTALPVQSQASANAAHQIWLDALRRVRTTPQPTTPPQ is encoded by the coding sequence ATGGCAGTCTTGGTTGGTATTGATGCGGGCACCACAGGGGTGCGATCGGTTCTAATTGACGAAGACGGCCGGATGTTAGCCTCTGCCTACCGTGAGTTCCCCCAATATTTTCCCAGGCCCGGTTGGGTGGAACATGACGCCCGTGAAATCTGGAGCGCAACATTAGAAACCTTGGCGTCGGTCTCGCAACACATTGTTGAGCCGGTGGCTGGAATTGGGATCACCAATCAAAGAGAGACGATCGTAGTTTGGGACTCTGAAACTGGTAGTCCTTTAGCACCAGCCATTGTTTGGCAAGATCGGCGCACTAGCCAAATTTGTGTTGAGCTACGCCAAGCTGGCCTTTTGGACACAATTCGAACCAAGACTGGCCTGGTTTTGGACCCTTATTTTTCTGCTACCAAACTGCAATGGCTTCTTCGAGATGATCAAATTAGGTCCAATCGCAACCTTCGGGTAGGCACAATCGATTCTTGGCTCATTTTTTGCCTCACTGCGGGCAAAACCCATGTCACCGATGTAACTAATGCTTCTAGAACCATGCTTTTCAACCTCGATAGCTTGGCCTGGGACGATGAGCTGCTCGAGCTTTTTGAAGTTCCATCTGAAACCTTGGCCAAGATAGTTGCCAACAATGAGCGAGTGGGCGTGACGGCCAATACCACTGCCTTGGGCGCAGGGGTGCCGATAAGCGGTATCGCAGGTGATCAACAAGCGGCCCTATTTGGTCAAGCGTGTTTCTATCCGGGTCTCACCAAGAATACTTATGGCACTGGCTCTTTCGTGTTGATGAACGTGGGCGAAAAGCGGCCCGTACCGGCTGAGGGGCTATTAACTACGGTGGCCTGGTCGTTGCTCCAAAGCGAGGGGCGCATCACAACTAGCTACGCCCTAGAAGGCTCTATTTTTGCAACCGGTGCCGCCGTGCAATGGCTCCGCGATGGTTTAGAAATTATTGATTCAGCCGAAGAGCTAGAGTCGCTGGCCTTGAAGTGTGAACACACCCATGGCGTGGTGCTAGTGCCAGCCTTTGCAGGCCTTGGTAGCCCATGGTGGGACCCTGATGCTAGAGGCGCGCTCTTTGGCTTAACCAGAGGTACTTCCAAAGCACAACTAGCTCGTGCCACCATCGAATCGATGGTCTTTCAAACTCGCGACGTGGTGGATGCCATGACCTTGGCTACTGGAATGCCAATACATGAGCTTCGGGTTGATGGTGGTGCTTCGGTGATGAACACCCTGATCCAAATGCAAGCCGACCAACTGCGAGTTTCGGTCACCCGAGCTACCCACACCGAAACTACGGTTCGTGGCGCAGTGTTCCTGGCCGGGCTTGCCGAAGGAGTTTGGGATTCCTTGGCCCAATTGAGCGCATTAGCCGAAAACGACTTCACGGCACTCCCAGTCCAGTCTCAAGCTTCAGCCAACGCTGCCCATCAGATTTGGTTAGATGCGCTCAGGCGAGTTCGCACAACTCCGCAGCCAACAACGCCGCCCCAATAG
- a CDS encoding SRPBCC family protein, which yields MSEQATERTTINAGALRCYEVAADIERYPEWAEDIKEAQVLSRDDENRPLEVAFRTAAMGRSTNYTLKYDYAQAPKQLSWSLVEGDLTERLDGTYTFNDRDTTPETTEVTYTLEVGLVVPLPGFVKRRAEAKILRTALPELKARVEALDS from the coding sequence ATGTCAGAGCAGGCAACCGAGCGTACGACAATAAATGCAGGTGCACTGCGGTGCTATGAAGTAGCAGCCGACATCGAACGCTATCCGGAATGGGCTGAAGATATTAAGGAGGCTCAGGTTCTCTCGCGTGACGACGAAAATCGGCCCCTTGAAGTGGCGTTTCGCACGGCGGCGATGGGTCGAAGCACCAATTACACTTTGAAATATGATTACGCTCAGGCCCCAAAACAGCTTTCCTGGTCGCTAGTTGAGGGCGATTTGACCGAGCGTCTCGACGGTACCTATACCTTTAACGACCGCGACACCACACCGGAAACCACCGAGGTTACTTACACCCTTGAAGTGGGTTTGGTGGTGCCGCTGCCGGGCTTCGTCAAGCGTCGCGCTGAAGCCAAAATCCTTCGCACGGCTTTGCCTGAGCTCAAGGCGCGAGTCGAGGCGTTGGATAGTTGA
- a CDS encoding glycosyltransferase family 4 protein — translation MRHLLVTNDFPPKLGGIQSYLWELWRRLPPESFVVFTTPYAKADEWDRQVAFRVVRSRQMVLLPTPALIKQVNHLVKEYQVDLVILDPALPVGAIGPFLDVPYGLVLHGAEVTVPGRLPASRALLGRTLRGANRIIAAGGYPAAEAELAAGTKLPITIVPPGVDTQRFVPLSEAERTAARAAFDFTADDFVVLGLSRLVPRKGFDILIEAAARLRLAYPQLVVAIGGSGRDRDRLERLARSSGARTRFLGRVPDDHMPGLYGSADLFVMMCRGDRWAGLEQEGFGIVFLEAAASGVAQIAGRSGGAHEAVANEMSGLVIDDPRDVDGLAQAITTLIEDSEKRLAMGSLARERAETEFTYDLLAGRLALALEIDQEEEPAETELPNG, via the coding sequence TTGAGACACCTCCTCGTCACCAACGATTTTCCGCCCAAATTGGGTGGTATTCAAAGCTATTTGTGGGAACTGTGGCGACGGCTACCGCCGGAGTCGTTCGTCGTTTTCACCACCCCCTATGCCAAGGCTGATGAGTGGGACCGTCAAGTGGCATTTCGAGTGGTGCGGTCCCGCCAAATGGTCTTGTTGCCAACGCCAGCACTAATAAAGCAGGTAAACCACCTGGTTAAGGAATACCAGGTTGACCTGGTAATACTAGATCCGGCGCTGCCGGTGGGGGCCATCGGGCCATTTCTAGACGTTCCCTATGGGCTTGTTCTGCACGGAGCCGAAGTGACCGTACCAGGCCGGCTTCCCGCCTCGCGTGCGCTTTTGGGCCGAACCTTGCGGGGCGCGAATCGCATTATCGCAGCCGGTGGTTATCCCGCCGCGGAAGCCGAGTTAGCTGCCGGTACAAAATTGCCAATCACAATCGTGCCGCCGGGGGTTGACACCCAACGCTTTGTGCCCCTTAGCGAAGCCGAGCGGACGGCTGCCCGTGCGGCGTTCGATTTCACCGCCGACGATTTTGTTGTCTTGGGCTTAAGCCGTTTGGTGCCCCGAAAAGGTTTCGATATTTTGATCGAAGCGGCTGCAAGGCTTCGTCTAGCGTATCCGCAGCTAGTAGTAGCCATTGGCGGTTCCGGTCGGGACCGTGACCGCCTCGAGCGTTTGGCCCGTTCCAGCGGTGCCCGCACCCGGTTCTTGGGTCGGGTACCCGACGACCACATGCCCGGGCTTTACGGCAGCGCCGATTTGTTTGTGATGATGTGTCGCGGTGACCGTTGGGCCGGTTTGGAACAAGAGGGTTTCGGCATTGTGTTCTTGGAAGCTGCTGCCAGCGGTGTGGCCCAGATTGCGGGCCGAAGTGGGGGCGCGCACGAAGCAGTAGCCAACGAGATGAGCGGTCTGGTGATTGATGATCCCCGCGATGTTGACGGCTTGGCCCAGGCTATCACGACCTTGATCGAAGATTCTGAGAAACGTTTGGCCATGGGGAGCTTGGCCCGAGAGCGAGCAGAAACCGAATTTACTTATGATTTATTAGCGGGTCGTCTAGCGTTGGCTCTTGAGATAGACCAAGAAGAAGAGCCAGCGGAAACGGAGCTGCCTAATGGCTAA
- a CDS encoding GerMN domain-containing protein, which yields MTNTNRWILSVLVLAAMMISACSLPSDNNARVFRNDRVDDLTQEPATTTTTVVGDTNTWQLYFFSSDVLIPEPRELPVSTSLAEVLNALTEGPKSDLRNSVPPDVSVVGTELSSDGVLSIQLADNQLYAVEGTELTRAVAQLVVTATHLSSEIQKVRFLIDDKVQSVPAGEEGNDTREPVTACDFRQFYPQGFCPAPPDNGRSANTTTSVVEQLLPPMPEPQLPPDP from the coding sequence ATGACCAATACCAACCGCTGGATACTCAGTGTTTTGGTTTTGGCGGCCATGATGATCTCGGCTTGCTCATTGCCAAGTGACAACAACGCCCGAGTGTTTCGAAATGATCGTGTCGATGACCTAACCCAAGAGCCCGCTACCACAACCACCACTGTGGTGGGTGATACCAACACCTGGCAGTTGTATTTCTTTAGTTCTGACGTGCTGATTCCAGAACCTCGTGAACTGCCCGTATCAACGAGCCTGGCCGAGGTTCTAAACGCATTAACAGAAGGCCCAAAAAGTGACCTGCGAAACTCGGTGCCACCTGATGTCTCGGTGGTGGGCACTGAACTTTCGAGTGACGGTGTGCTTTCCATCCAATTGGCCGACAATCAGCTTTATGCGGTGGAAGGCACCGAGTTGACTCGTGCGGTGGCCCAGCTGGTAGTCACTGCCACCCATCTCAGTTCAGAAATTCAAAAAGTACGTTTCTTAATCGACGACAAAGTGCAAAGTGTTCCCGCTGGTGAAGAAGGTAACGACACCCGCGAACCGGTTACTGCTTGCGATTTTCGTCAGTTCTATCCGCAAGGCTTTTGCCCTGCCCCGCCGGACAATGGTCGCTCGGCAAACACCACTACCAGTGTGGTCGAGCAGTTGTTACCACCAATGCCCGAGCCGCAACTTCCACCCGACCCGTAG
- the trpD gene encoding anthranilate phosphoribosyltransferase, producing MITHALDKLGGWSEIFNSLVQLEGLSFAQSAAAMAEILSGNASDARIAGFIVALRIKGETVEEVNGMVDAMLAASELLELGVDAVDLVGTGGSPARRLGALNVSTMASFVVSGAGVPVCKHGNRRASSTSGSFDLLEALGVEIELSGESVARCVKEVGIGFAFARSFHPAMRFAGPVRADLGIPTVFNVLGPLSHPSKIDRQVIGVGDPRSIELTAGVLASRRLPRSLVVHGSDGLDEITLTGPTTVYEIREGELSKWQLDPTEYGFALRRGDELRGGDPLDNAEIAKRVFAGEASAARDIVVLNAAAGLYVGGAVDSIEEGVGLAQASIDDGKAAETLERLVELTLELSQAEASQV from the coding sequence ATGATCACCCACGCCCTCGACAAACTTGGCGGATGGAGTGAGATTTTCAACTCACTAGTCCAGCTAGAAGGCTTGAGCTTTGCTCAAAGCGCAGCGGCCATGGCTGAAATTTTGAGTGGAAACGCTTCGGACGCTCGCATTGCGGGCTTTATCGTTGCCCTGCGCATTAAAGGCGAAACCGTAGAGGAAGTGAACGGCATGGTCGATGCCATGCTTGCAGCTTCCGAGCTACTTGAGCTTGGCGTTGACGCTGTGGACTTGGTTGGTACCGGTGGTTCCCCAGCTCGGCGTTTAGGGGCCTTGAACGTTTCAACCATGGCGTCATTTGTGGTTTCCGGCGCCGGAGTTCCGGTTTGTAAACACGGAAATCGTCGTGCTTCGTCAACCTCGGGTTCATTCGACCTCTTAGAGGCCTTGGGGGTAGAGATAGAACTTTCGGGCGAGTCGGTGGCGCGCTGTGTGAAAGAAGTTGGTATCGGATTCGCATTTGCCCGTTCTTTCCATCCCGCCATGCGATTCGCGGGTCCGGTACGTGCTGACCTTGGCATTCCCACCGTTTTCAACGTGTTAGGACCGCTGTCGCATCCTTCTAAGATCGATCGTCAAGTGATCGGGGTTGGTGACCCGCGTTCCATTGAACTTACGGCCGGGGTCTTGGCATCACGCCGCCTGCCTCGCTCTTTGGTGGTGCACGGCTCGGATGGCTTAGATGAAATCACCCTTACTGGTCCTACGACCGTTTACGAGATTCGAGAGGGCGAGCTTTCAAAATGGCAGCTTGACCCGACTGAATATGGCTTCGCGTTACGTCGTGGCGATGAGCTGCGTGGCGGAGACCCCCTGGACAACGCCGAGATCGCGAAACGTGTTTTTGCGGGCGAAGCAAGTGCTGCTCGAGACATTGTGGTTTTGAATGCCGCCGCCGGTTTATACGTGGGTGGTGCTGTTGATTCCATCGAAGAAGGAGTCGGTCTGGCGCAAGCATCGATTGACGATGGCAAAGCTGCGGAAACCCTAGAGCGACTTGTAGAGCTAACCTTGGAACTGTCACAAGCCGAAGCAAGCCAGGTTTGA
- a CDS encoding ROK family protein, whose protein sequence is MSQEAVKSAEARKPQTNGLTTIGLDLGGTKILALAVELPSGEIVARRKVATPRHAAATVETLYEAAMVVATDLGYLPNAVGVGAAGLIDIDGFIRTSPNLPDIDNLSLREPFAARLGVPVALENDATAAAVAEARLGAAKDSRNSLYVAFGTGIGGGLVINGQVYRGAHGFAAEVGHMVIDPNGPVCGCGQKGCWEQLASGNALGRLGQQAFLEGRLKLAGGSDRLTNAEVTGELVGREALAGNTTALGLLDIFSAEIARGLANLTNVFDPEIIVVGGGVMELGEILLSPVRNHFQNLPMGAQHRPRVPIMHAHFGEDAGAIGAALLAAELCELA, encoded by the coding sequence ATGTCCCAAGAAGCGGTTAAGTCAGCCGAAGCGCGGAAGCCACAAACAAACGGGTTAACAACAATTGGCCTCGACTTGGGTGGTACCAAGATTTTGGCCTTGGCTGTGGAATTGCCATCCGGAGAAATCGTGGCACGGCGGAAAGTGGCGACGCCGCGCCACGCTGCTGCCACTGTCGAGACTCTCTATGAGGCCGCCATGGTGGTGGCCACCGACCTTGGGTACCTGCCCAATGCGGTCGGCGTCGGGGCCGCGGGTTTGATCGATATTGACGGTTTCATCCGAACCAGTCCCAACCTTCCCGATATCGACAACCTGTCTCTGCGTGAACCGTTCGCGGCGCGCCTGGGCGTGCCAGTAGCACTCGAAAACGACGCTACGGCCGCAGCTGTTGCCGAAGCCCGTCTAGGAGCGGCTAAAGATAGCCGAAACAGTTTGTATGTAGCGTTTGGAACTGGGATCGGTGGTGGCCTAGTGATAAACGGCCAGGTTTATCGCGGTGCCCACGGTTTTGCGGCCGAAGTGGGTCACATGGTCATTGACCCCAACGGACCGGTCTGCGGTTGCGGGCAAAAAGGCTGTTGGGAGCAGCTTGCGTCTGGCAATGCCCTTGGACGCTTGGGCCAACAAGCGTTTCTCGAGGGTCGTCTGAAACTTGCTGGCGGAAGTGACCGGCTGACGAACGCTGAGGTCACCGGCGAACTAGTGGGCCGCGAAGCTTTGGCAGGCAACACCACCGCCCTCGGACTGCTAGACATCTTCAGCGCCGAGATTGCTCGTGGCTTGGCTAATCTCACCAATGTCTTTGACCCCGAAATCATTGTGGTCGGCGGGGGAGTGATGGAACTTGGAGAGATCTTGCTATCGCCAGTCCGAAACCATTTCCAGAATCTTCCCATGGGGGCGCAGCATCGACCCCGGGTGCCGATCATGCACGCCCATTTTGGTGAAGACGCCGGTGCTATTGGGGCGGCGTTGTTGGCTGCGGAGTTGTGCGAACTCGCCTGA
- a CDS encoding 6-phosphofructokinase has product MRVGILTGGGDCPGLNAVIRAIVRKGIVHYGDSIVGFYDGYRGILENDWIELDVESCRGILPRGGTILGTSRIQPYAFSDGVERVKLRLSEMGVDALIAIGGDGSLGAARDLHDDGVKIVGVPKTIDNDISATEMTFGFDTAVQIATDAIDRLHSTAESHHRVMVVEVMGRHTGHIAIRSGLAGGASLTLIPEYPFDIEAVCNSVNRRHREAKKYATIIVVAEGAVPKEGTLKLPDAEIDEFGHVRLGGIGQRIADEVHARTGYETRVTILGHVQRGGTPTSFDRVLASRYGVAAIDAVHHGKFGEMVALDADQIVSVPLHEATGKLKLVDTELYDAASQFFS; this is encoded by the coding sequence TTGCGGGTTGGAATTCTTACCGGTGGCGGCGATTGCCCAGGTCTAAACGCTGTTATCCGTGCCATCGTACGCAAAGGCATTGTTCACTACGGAGACAGCATCGTAGGTTTTTACGATGGTTATCGAGGCATTCTAGAGAACGATTGGATCGAGCTAGACGTCGAGAGCTGCCGCGGAATTCTGCCTCGCGGTGGAACCATCTTGGGTACAAGTCGTATTCAACCGTATGCCTTTTCCGATGGGGTAGAACGGGTGAAGTTACGACTTTCTGAGATGGGCGTTGATGCGCTGATCGCGATTGGTGGCGATGGATCACTAGGCGCTGCTCGTGATCTACATGATGATGGGGTGAAGATTGTCGGGGTGCCCAAAACTATTGACAACGACATTTCGGCCACTGAAATGACTTTCGGGTTCGATACCGCCGTACAGATCGCGACCGATGCCATCGACCGCCTGCACAGCACCGCCGAGTCTCATCATCGCGTCATGGTGGTGGAGGTAATGGGCCGACATACCGGCCACATTGCCATCCGTTCTGGTCTGGCTGGGGGTGCGAGCCTCACCTTGATTCCTGAATATCCATTCGACATTGAAGCTGTGTGCAATTCGGTCAATCGTCGTCACCGTGAAGCCAAAAAATACGCCACAATAATCGTGGTAGCCGAAGGGGCAGTGCCCAAAGAAGGCACGCTGAAGTTACCCGATGCCGAAATCGACGAGTTTGGTCACGTACGTTTGGGCGGTATCGGCCAGCGAATTGCCGATGAGGTGCATGCTCGTACCGGTTATGAGACCAGGGTGACCATTTTGGGTCACGTGCAGCGAGGTGGCACGCCAACGTCCTTCGATCGAGTGTTGGCTTCTAGATATGGAGTGGCCGCAATTGACGCCGTACACCACGGTAAATTTGGTGAGATGGTGGCTCTTGATGCTGACCAAATTGTTTCGGTGCCGCTACACGAGGCCACTGGCAAACTGAAGCTGGTTGATACTGAGCTGTACGACGCTGCCAGCCAGTTTTTCTCGTAG
- the queG gene encoding tRNA epoxyqueuosine(34) reductase QueG, giving the protein MKRQAVVPETQAVIDRARMAGLDVAGVAPATAFVHTRQHLEDRKASGLNASMEFTYRRPERSTDPRFTLPSAEALVVGALGYNRGSPEPATEGLAARIARYSWSDHYEILRDALREVATWLKSEGWKAVVVADDNALVDREAAYQAGLGWYGKNANLLLPGQGSWFVLGSIITNAPLEPTGPPMQNACGSCVRCIDACPTSAIVAPGVVDARRCLAWLIQAPGVFPLEHRVALADRIYGCDDCQEVCPPNRTAERKGKGQANEVVRGQIATPWADLLHLLALDDETLLATYGRWYINSRNPAYLRRNALVALGNVASPHDTQVQEALEQAASHPDSLVAAHAVWAAKRLGLLERIRHLLPCSDELVRSELSYDVAIRDDLI; this is encoded by the coding sequence GTGAAACGTCAAGCAGTAGTACCCGAAACACAAGCCGTTATCGATCGGGCTCGAATGGCCGGCCTCGACGTGGCTGGAGTCGCACCAGCCACGGCCTTTGTGCACACCCGTCAACATCTAGAGGATCGCAAAGCCTCGGGCTTGAACGCTTCGATGGAGTTCACTTATCGCCGGCCAGAGCGTTCCACTGACCCCCGGTTTACCCTGCCAAGTGCCGAAGCCCTGGTGGTTGGGGCCTTGGGCTACAACCGAGGTTCACCTGAGCCTGCTACCGAAGGACTAGCAGCCCGCATTGCGCGCTATTCGTGGAGTGACCATTACGAGATTCTGCGGGACGCCTTACGTGAGGTGGCCACCTGGTTGAAATCCGAAGGCTGGAAAGCTGTGGTAGTGGCCGACGATAACGCGTTGGTTGATCGTGAAGCCGCTTATCAGGCTGGCCTGGGCTGGTATGGCAAAAACGCCAACCTGCTCTTACCAGGCCAGGGTTCTTGGTTCGTCTTGGGTTCCATCATCACCAATGCTCCGCTAGAACCAACTGGTCCGCCGATGCAAAACGCTTGCGGTAGCTGTGTGCGTTGTATTGACGCCTGTCCAACCTCAGCCATTGTGGCACCTGGGGTTGTTGACGCCCGACGGTGCTTGGCTTGGCTGATTCAAGCTCCGGGAGTTTTTCCGCTGGAACACCGGGTGGCACTAGCGGACCGAATTTATGGTTGCGATGATTGTCAAGAAGTCTGTCCGCCAAACCGCACCGCGGAACGAAAGGGCAAAGGCCAGGCCAACGAGGTAGTGCGAGGGCAAATTGCCACACCCTGGGCTGATTTGTTGCACCTGTTGGCGCTCGATGATGAAACCTTATTGGCAACCTATGGTCGGTGGTACATCAACAGCCGTAACCCGGCTTATCTACGGCGAAATGCGCTGGTGGCCTTAGGCAACGTGGCCTCGCCCCATGACACTCAAGTACAAGAAGCCTTGGAACAGGCGGCATCACATCCCGATTCGCTGGTGGCGGCCCACGCAGTTTGGGCGGCGAAACGCTTGGGTCTCTTAGAGCGAATTAGACACTTATTGCCCTGCTCAGATGAGCTAGTGAGAAGTGAACTAAGCTACGACGTCGCGATCCGAGATGACCTGATTTGA
- a CDS encoding IspD/TarI family cytidylyltransferase — MVESVSVEQNSTAAPAAAIILAGGSGTRLERHDNLNKVYLELAGRPIIAWSLATLASHPAVDRLVLVIRPGDETNAEEAIETAQIQARTTVVHGGQTRTDSEQAGLAALANDIATGMISTVLIHDGARPFIDVDLVERLLVGVRKHGAAIPAVAFDQPVVDITSENLVLVDTKRWVRVQTPQAFNASALLLAYNKARQANRSGFDTAELVRWAGGPSALVVVGSQTNLKVTTPTDLKWAQAHAANRL; from the coding sequence GTGGTTGAAAGCGTTTCAGTAGAACAAAATTCTACCGCGGCACCGGCAGCCGCCATTATTCTTGCTGGCGGTTCAGGGACGCGGCTCGAACGACACGATAACCTAAACAAGGTCTATCTGGAGCTCGCAGGTCGCCCCATCATCGCTTGGTCGTTGGCGACTTTGGCCAGCCATCCGGCTGTTGACCGCTTGGTTTTGGTAATTCGACCCGGCGATGAGACCAATGCCGAAGAGGCCATCGAAACTGCCCAGATACAGGCCCGAACTACCGTGGTTCATGGGGGCCAAACTCGTACCGACTCGGAACAAGCTGGGTTAGCGGCCCTCGCCAACGACATCGCCACTGGCATGATTTCGACCGTGTTAATTCACGATGGCGCTCGACCGTTCATTGATGTTGACCTAGTAGAACGCCTCTTGGTTGGGGTGAGGAAACACGGCGCTGCGATACCGGCGGTGGCTTTCGATCAACCAGTAGTTGACATCACCAGCGAGAACCTGGTTTTGGTCGACACCAAACGCTGGGTTCGGGTTCAAACACCGCAAGCCTTCAACGCTTCGGCACTGTTATTGGCGTACAACAAAGCTCGGCAGGCGAACCGTAGTGGGTTCGACACTGCCGAGCTTGTGCGTTGGGCTGGAGGGCCATCGGCCCTGGTGGTGGTAGGCAGCCAAACGAATCTGAAGGTCACAACACCAACAGACCTAAAGTGGGCGCAAGCCCACGCCGCTAATCGTCTTTAA